Part of the Triticum urartu cultivar G1812 chromosome 2, Tu2.1, whole genome shotgun sequence genome, TCCGGCTTGCGGCGGTGGCGGCGATGTAGCGTCGGCGGCACGGGCAGCAAgcagcggcgggaggcggcggttgCGGGGAGGAGAGGGGAGGGAGGGGTCCGGGCAGCGGCTTTATAGGGGAGGGGTGGCCTCGGGAGGCGTGGAGAAGGGGTCACGGGAGGCGTGCCCGGCCGGGActcggacggcggcggcggcgaactcCCGAGCGGAGTCCCGCTCAGGGACGGTGGCGATGGGCGACGtgggctgggccgcggcctggcctgggagctgggccggcccagtttgTGAGAGGAgaagaatttttttttaaataaagaTTTTTTTTCCACACAAACAAAAcggataaaaacaaaataaataaaatttttatatagacatataatatatcaaaattttcagaaaaagatttcccagcaacatggacatttttctagcattaaataaaatacacacaaaatcagataattcaaagagtgctactggtctaatagaatccaacaaaaaacattttaaaaataccaaaatgatttcaaataaatttttctccaattttctaatgtagggaatcatgttaccctattttccatgtattttgattttgaagaaaataatttgaataaaactcaaataaatccaaattgaaaataaattcaaaagaattttgaatttgatcctttaaagctcccaactcatatttcatataatctgaagaagtcattttatcttctctcgtgaaaatcattaagttgcataaagtttaagaattgaaaatattctcaaatgaaattcaaatattttcaacaccccttgtcatttaataaatggaagaagtcatgtcatcttctctccagggtttcgtgaTGAAAGagtatttgaattcacggagagcataaaggcaaaatgaaagtttgggaaagtccttttattccctcatttaatttttaaaaagtttcgaatttcactcactttcagacaatcaatcaaacatccaatcaaatctatctatttattataacattccaaaatttagaattttgggatgtcaCATCCATCCGGGACACGGCAACTCGCCGCCGCTCTCATCGCTGCCGCTCCTCGTGCCGTCCCCACCTTCGGCGTCCTGCATAACAGAAATCAACCGACGTGAGGAAAAAATTTGAGGCACCTAAGATTTCGCAAAACCGAAATAATTTATGCAGCGATACGTACATAGATAAATCAAAAAGGGCGCTTGAATAGTTGGTTGGTTGGATTATGCAAGAAAGTCCACCTGGGAAACCAGAAGCCGGGCAAACCCGGGGACGGAGAGAGCACCCACGGTAATGGGAGGGATGTTTCGCTAGGGGGGATGCACCCCCGTAACCAGTGGAAGTAAACAAAGACAGTCAAGTACACGTACCAGTCATCAAATTGCCTCCTCGGACTCGCGACGCGGCCAATAGCCTAATACCAGCACCAGCCCGTTCCCAGTTTTCGCAAAACCACTGGCGCCGTCCCGCTCTCCCTTCTTCTTTATATCATCACAATCAATCGCTCCTGGATTGCATAGCTCACATCACATCAATacatcaccaccaccaccaccctcCTCTCTCCtgtccctccctctctcctcgtAGACACCTTCTTCTCCTTCTAGGCCTCCTTGCCTGTGCAGGCTCCAGCACGTACACTCAAGGACCGACGACGACGATGCGGCTTAGCTGCAACGGCTGCCGCGTGCTGCGGAAGGGCTGCAGCGAGGACTGCAGCATCCGCCCCTGCCTGCAGTGGATCAAGAGCCCCGAGGCGCAGGCCAACGCCACCGTCTTCCTCGCCAAGTTCTACGGCCGCGCGGGGCTCATGAACCTCATCAACGCCGGCACGGACGACAGCCTCCGCCCCGGCATCTTCCGCTCGCTCCTCTACGAGGCCTGCGGCCGGATCGTCAACCCCATTTACGGCTCCGTCGGCCTGCTCTGGTCCAACAACTGGCAGATGTGCCAGGCCGCCGTCGAGGCCGTCCTCAGCGGCAAGCCCATCGTCCAGGTCTCCTCCGAGGATGCCGCCGCCGACCGGACACCGCCGCTCAAGGCGTACGACATCCGCCACGTCTCCACCTCGCCAGCCGCCGACGGGAGGCTCCACAAGGTCGCCAAGCCGGGTCGCACCCGCTTCAAGCGCGCGTCCTCCGCCTCGTCCCACCACAACCCGTCCAGCGACTCCAACAACAAGCCCAAGCCCAAGCCGCAGCCTCAGACGCGGGCGCCCACGGCGGAAGAGGAGCTGGATCGTCAACACcgcaaggagatggaggaggGCGCGTTCCAGCGTGCTCCGAGCCACGAATCCTCCGACAGCCGACACGAGGACCCCGTGGAGCCACACTACCAGCAAGAGGCGTCCGCAGACACGGAGGCCGAGGCGGGGTCGCACGTCAGCCAGGCggagcaggagcaggagcagAGCACAGAGCCGGCCGCAGAGCACGCGGAGGAGGTCGAAAAGGAGGAGGACGAAGAACTAGCGCTCGAGCTTACGCTTGGATTCGCTCCCGTCGCAGCACGGCCGGCCGGATTTCACCTGAGCGTCCGGACCGCGGCGGAGCCGGCTTTCGTCGGGCTCCGGTTCCTCTAAAAGCACATTTACCTTGTGAAAAGAATATAGAGCTATTTGATGGACTCTTTTACCTTTAATTGGAAAAAAATTAGGTCCGTTAGTTCGTTTTTGTTTCATGGTTGCAATGAGTGTACAGACGCTCCCGCATGGCCAAGATTTTTCCAATAAAAAATGTGTTTTGCTGTCTGTTCTACGGGTGCATTTTGTCAGTCCGGTATGATTGGATCCTGAAATCTAAGCGTTCTAGCTACGGTTCTACGGCTTCCTGCACGCACTGCCCTTGTCAGCTCCAACGTCATTGGAGATCTCTGGTTCTTTTACGTCCGCTCGGTGCTTTCGGATGCTAAAAATGATCGTCTCTAcaatgctactccctccgtttctaaatacaTTTTTTTAGAAATTTCAATACAAACTATATATGGATGTATATATACATGTTTTTTAGAGATTTTAATACAAACCatatatggatgtatatagacatattttagagtgtagattcacttgttttgcttcgtatgtagatACAATGCTACAATGGCGCCCCACACATCTTGAAGAAGGATGCCATCGGAAGAATTGGATTTTCTGGTTACCAGAAATGCATGATTACATTGCGGATGCTTGCATATGGCACGAACACAGATTTGTGCGACAAGTATCTCCGGATGTCTACCTTCGATGTCAGAGAGCACGTGCAGAAATGTTATGGTCAGATTTTCTACTATGATGGTCAAGGTGTTTGGACCTTAGTACTTGAGAGAACCAACTGCCGCGGACACCGAAAGACTCTTGGCAATGTCCGAAGCAAGAGGGTGGCCTTACTTGCTCGGATCTCTTGATTGTATGCAGTGGAGATGAAAGAACTTCCCAAAAGCTCTACAAGGGCAATATCAGGGCCATATTAAGAAGCCCAACAACATTCTTAAAGCAGTTGCATCACATGACCTGTGGATTTGATATGCTTTTTTTTGACATGTCTGGATCTCACAGACATCAATGTGCTACAACAGTCTCCATTGTTTGCTAGGTTATCGGAAAAATAAACTTCTTCTTGCAACTATATTGTCAATGGGCATGAGTACAAGATGGCTATTATCTGGCTAACGGTATTTATCCTTCGTGGGCTACATTCGTCAAGACTATCTTTGAGGCAATAGGCCAGAAAAGAAGGAAGGAGCTAGAAATCATGTGGAGAGAGCACTTGGAGTGCTCCAAGCCTGTTTTGCAGTTGTTCGTTGATCTGTTAAACTATGGGACCCGGAGACATTCTGGGAGGTGATGACATGTTGTATGATGACGCACAACATGATCGTGAAGTATGACGGTGAAGATGCTGCCGGTGGTCTAGAATTTGAGAACATATAGGGGATCCTACCCAACTTTCACATCAGAATTTGGCCATATTTGATTAGTTTGTTCAAATGCATCAACAAATTCGCATTGCGCAACTCATGAATAACTCAAGGAAGATTTGATTGAGCATATGTGAATAGTTAAAGGGAGCAACCAGAACACATGTCTGATTtaaattcaagtttgaattattTTATTTGAAAATGATTGTACTACTTAAATTTGAACAACTATTGATATGCTATTATTTTGAGCCCCCAGACTTAAAAGAATAATAAAGGAAAACGTTTAGGGGACATATTGCATGCCCGACTTCCGTATCACTGTCCGCGGACCAGTCTGCGGTAAAATGCAATGTACATTTTGGGGGACCGATGTTTTCGATACCCTAAGCTCCTTGACACGTGGCCTCTTGGTTGCTTGGGGTGTGACCAATGGCGGAGATTAGGTTAATTTGTTGGTGGGGCAATGGCAACTTTCTCGACCTAGCTATATATGAAAAGCTCTTCGTCCCAATCTTCGTAGTAGTAAGTCGGGGGACCATAGTTTGGGCTGGTTTTACGGTTTGGGGGGCGACTGCCTAGGGTGGTCTCGCTGAAGCTCTGCCACTTGGTGTGACCTATGGGTGGGCGATACGTTTCCAACGTATTTTTTGATTGTTTcacgctattatattatcaatcttgtaTGTTTGGTATGTCATTTTATATCATCTTTCTAGACTAACATATTAACTTAGTACCCAGTGCCATGGCTCACCTCATATACCGAGTggagttgaaaaagctgaagcgagAAAAAGTATGATACAGTTGCTTGGTTTGGCACTAAGGTGACTTATGATTTATATTTTATGTTTGGAAGACCGAGCTATGCCATGCTTACATGATTAAATGAGTAGGAATAACATTCTTTTGTACTCTTTATTTTGAAGGGTAATGATTATTTTGTAGCGCTCTTGCATATTATCGTTTTGATATCTATTAAGTCATCGCTTCCCAATATTCATATATACCACAAATTAATTACATGACAAagacatgttaggtagcatttcacataaaaattctatttttttatcatttgcctactcgaggacgagtaggcaTTAAGCTTGGggcaacgtatctataatttttttatcgtttcatgctattatattatcattcttgtatgctttatatgccattttatatcatttttgttgactaacctattaacttagtgcctagtgtcagttcctattttttgcctattttttGTTTCTCGGAAAAACCATACAAAACGAAATCCAAACACGATGAAACTTTACAGTGATTTTCCTGACCAGAAGAGACGCTAGAAGGTTTTGGGAGAGACCAGAAGGCACCCGAGGGAGCAATAAGCTCAAGGGGCATGCCTCCAGGGAGGGCATCGGTACTtgtggggcccacgaggctcTCTTTAACCTAATCTCAGTCATATGAATTCCCTAAAATCCAAAAAAAACCCGAAGCGAGACCCAAAACAACTTTATCGCTACCGCAAGCCTCCGTTCTTCCccgatcccatctggaggccttttctgGTACTCTGCTAGTTTCCACATGACCTATGAGTCCATAGGAGTAGCTAGatggctctctccccctctcactctctctccctctctctctctctctctctctctctgatcttCAATACAAGGATCTctttggagatctatccgatgtaattctcgcggtgtgtttgttaggatccgatgaattgtgggtttatgaccaGATTATTCATTGAAAATGAGCCTTCTCTGAGATTTATATATGTGTGAttttatagccttgtatttctctCCGATTATCCATCTTCTTTGGCCAATTAAATTGACTTATCTTCAATAAGACAGGTGCTTGGTAGTATGTTCAATCCCGCGGTGTCCTTACTGTATAACAGGAGGAGTTGAAAGGCACGTATTTGTActgttgctactaaggataaaatgacgGGGTTCGAACATATTAATTGAGATCTTACtttgtctacattatgtcatcttgcttaaagcattactctatttctcatgaacttaataccttgagatgcatgctgaatagcggtcttggggtggagtaatagtagtaggcATCAGTAAATTTAacgatctacttgtcatggacgtaaTGATTATATATTTATCATGCCATGAAGAATCATCATAACCATGTGCTATTCTGTCAattacccaacagtaatttgtctacccGCCGTTGCTATGCGCATGATAgagatgcctctagtgaacctatggcccctgggtcaaTCTTCCATATTTACTAAAACCCTAAATTTGCTCACTGTTTTTATtatctttttattttatttatctaTCAATCACTACTAGATTTAATCCTTGCAATTGGCGAGAACAAGGGGATTGAAAACCGTCTTGCCTTTGTTGGGTGCGAGCATTTGCTTTGCGTGTGTGCAGGTACCGCTTATCTTGTTTGTGTGGtgtctcctactagttcgataaaccttggttcttaactgagggacaTATTATCTGCTAATACTACATCACCCTTCCTGTTCGGGGAATCCCAACGCCTATCACAAGTAGAAGTGGGTCCTCCATGTAGGTGTGCTGATAGTTGGTTTCCGTATTTTAGCTTGGTCGCATGTCCTCGTGGCACTTGGGTATGCCTCCTTCCACACGTGGTGGGCTGCGGTGCTTTCTTTTGCCCTTCTGATTTGGGTGAGGCTAGTGGAAGCGCCGTTCTCTGTCTGAGACAGTCAGGTGGCACTTTTCTCTTCGGTGACCGCGTAAGGGATGGTGTCTGTCTTCTCTTTGGTGAGAGGGGAGCATCGTGGTCTTCGTTTGCGGGATGGGTTGTTGCTTCTTCGTTGAGGATCGGATCCTATGTTGTTTGTTTCTTCTTTCCCTACATCTTCAGCCCTAGAACCGTGACAGCTGCAACAGCATAGTTGTGGGTTCCGCATCATTAGTGGTAGGGTGTCACTTTCGTTTCCCTCGCAAATGTTGCTCCAGTTGGATGCATATGTGAGTCTTATTTCCCTCTTTAATAATGTGGGGTTATTTGGATTGCTTGGCTTTGGGATGTGAATTCGACCTTCGGTTGCAGCAACATTGGATTTGGTGACATAGTCTAGGGGCACAAACATGAATGATCCATGGCTTCACCATTGTGAATATCTATTTGACGTTGATGCAATGGATGTGATCTTCGTGTTGGCTGGTATTTCTTATCCTTGTGAGGTAAAAAGCACATTACCAATATTGGAAATATCTCTTCAACAATTGGATCAAACATACAACATATTGCAACTAAACCTGTCCTAATCATACAACTGGAGTTGCCTTATCCAACTGGTCGGTTTGGATCACACCCATGTTTTGGCTGAATTTATTGACAAAACTGCTTCATGTTGTCGAGGTATATTGTAACTGATTCACTGACTTTCACTTATTATGTATTATCCCTAAGGGAAAGGAATGAATGAAAATAATGTGTTGGGTTGGTTTTTAATTCAGAAGATCAGAATTGCATGTTTTTTAGATCATAATTTGGTGTAGCCTTGCTCAATTCTCTTGCTAATAAAGTTATGGTTTCCTATGGTGCTCAAGATGATACACTAAAACATCAATTATTGGGGATTCTTAACATGAAATAGGCACACAAAGGCAAGAATGCCATGCCATTCTCTATACCAATGGCCCCATTCCGCTTCATGCTCCTTCATGCCTCATGTATTAGATTATTTAAACTTGTTACTGTTGTAGTATTGACTGTTGCCTCCTCAGAAGAATTTGGGCCCagtgactgatacgtctccaacatatatacttttccaaatacttttgctcttgttttggactataaGTTGCATGATTTCAGTGAAACTAATctagactgacgctgttttcaacagaactaccttgatgttgttttttgtgtagaaatacaaATTTCTTGGAAATGGATGAAATTTTTACGAAGAATtgttttagaatatataaaaatactgacCAAAGATCTGCTAGAGGAGGAACATTAGAGAGCCACAAGCTCCGATGGCGCGCCCCTAGGGGTGCACTCATGGCTCGAGAATTTTTGATCTTTTTTTAGTGAATCTTATTTGGTTTCCACGGGAACTTTGCCACTTCTTGGTTATTTCTAGCGCTAATCCTTCAAAAGAGAAGAAAATCTGTTTTCCATTATTTGGCAGGAAATATCACTTATGGAAGAAACCAAAGGGAATTACTATAAATCAAGTCAAATGGTGCAACTTCCATGTGAGCCAAGTCACTAGGCGCACCAGAGCAAAAGATGACCTTCCATCGCTACAAAAGAAGACACTTCAGTGACATTATGGCCCGAAAGAAAACCTTTTCTGTCATGGATGTGACACTTCCAGGACGATAAATGTGAAAAAACATGTATCATCGTaaatgtggtgggatcctacttctgtGACCAAAaatatgatagaaaatgggcttttcatcatGGGCAGGAGGCGCACATGCGTGAcacgatacgtctccaacatacactactggaatcagctactttgccatctgccagctctttgccgtcagctagcagacggcaaagaagctctttgccatcagctaccaaaaagcagatggcaaagaactggctgatggcaaagacctaaTTTGCCGTCAGCCGTCcctgcctttgccgtccgccatggcagacggcaaagtactggattcctgtagtgatatctataattttttattgttccatgctattatagtatcaatctcgAATGTTTTATATTCAATTACAaggaattatatatcattttttggactaaactattaacttagtgcccagtgccagttgctctTTTTTGCCTATTTTTGGTTTTCTAGAATATTAGTACCAAACAAactccaaatgccatgaaactttttggagattttttttctGGACAAAAGAGACCCTGGAAGCTTCGGGAGAGGGCCAGAAGATTAAGGAGGGCCATGAGGCACCAGGGCACGCCCTGGTGGCTTGTGGGGCCCATGTTCACCCTTTTAACCTAATTCTgcctctataaattctctaaaatcgGGAAACCAAAAGAGATCCACCCAAAATACTTTTTCcactgccgcaagcctctgtcctcgagagatcccatctggagtcctttttcggcactccaccggagggggaatccaccacagaggggctctacatcaaccttgccgcccttttgatgatgtgtgagtagtttaccacagacctacgggtccatagttagtagctagatgacttcttctctctttgtgatcttcaatacaatgttctcctcaatgttcttggagttctatccgatgtaatcactttttgcggtgtgtttgttgggatccgatgaattgtgagtttatgatcagattatccatgaatattatttgagtcttctatgaactcttttatgcatgattattatagctttgtatttctgtccgatctattgatttggtttggccaactagattgtatttgcttgcaatgggagaggtgctttgtaatgagttcgatcttgcggtgctcaatcccagtgacagaaagggacatgacacatatttgtatcgtttccattaaggataaaaagatggggtttattcatgcatgagtttactttgtctatatcatttcatcttgcttaaggcgctactatgttctttatgaacttaatactctagatgcatgctagatagcggtcgatgtgtggagtaatagtagtagatgcaggcaggactCGATCTACTTGtgtcggacatgatgcctatatacatgatgaTTTCCTTGGATATAGTCAcgattattcacttttctattaattgcccaacaataatttatttacccaccgtatgctattttcatgagaaaagcctctagtgaaaactatggcccccgagtctacttttatcatatattaaaatccaaaaataccttgctgcaactTTTATTTACTTTACTTATTTTGTGTTTTATTTATCTATTAATCACTACAAAATTTAATCTTGCAATTAACCATTGAGGGATTGACaactacttgtttgcgttgggtgcaagtatttgttattttaTGCGCAGTTACTGCTAACAAGGTGTTGCGTGGTtgtcctactggattgataaccttggatcttaactgaggaaaatacttatatctattataatgcatcatcctctcctctttgagGAAATCCCAACGTAGCTCACAAGTAGCAGGAataatttctggcaccgttgacggggagacatcatcaacatctatcaagtACCATTGCATAAACTATCATCTCCTTGCATTTACTTtcattttccatttgcctctcattttcatctTCCCCACTTCTAAAACAGTTTTAcaacactactgcaggatgctgctaacgcgacactcgatcagagacccttcgatgaaactgtgtgcgatgcaataatcgcaaacggtggtgtaaaaacccgtcaaaaaaggtgcaaaacgtttgcgatgacggatgcatcaaacatggttcagattttagttgcgtgtgcgatgcagggcatacagtttagttcaattaattatttgcaatgaggaggaacaaaagaaatgggcagccagatgaaggtgtgtgctatatgcaacatacggttcactcggatgaactgtttgtgattaggcaacacaaaagaaacggtcagccagatcaaggtgtgtgcgatatacggcatgcggttcactcggccttgtcgttagtgtgtgacctctgtggcaaccgtttgctccccactagcctcttcttgtaccgtggcaaccgtccaccgactcttcgcctttccctctcgatttggaactacCGTCGCACActcttcctccctccatttgccttcacctttccttctaccattgttcgatcgtcttctccatggagggaacaggccggaaacgaccccgttattcttgccccgatctgaaagataacgtggtggaggaactcatttatcggtgcgacatcatcacctcagctagcatggcaggttcattcaagacgattctcgactcaactaataacatcattacaagcaaccctagggtccaggagcggtttgatctcccctatcttctttgcTGTGACCCTAATCACTGGCGCGGGGACGacggaagcctcgccttgtgcaagttgatgccgcttgataatgatacgtgtggtgtcaagatgccatcgcttgagcgtaaggcttgggcaggcgcaaatggaaattgggttgtttatattgggtacaactgcgagtgggaacttgtgaatgtgtacactcgtcaccgggttccacttccaaaaatctcaggcTGCCCTGaagttgagcacaccggtattctacgtacattcaaatacgatcatggtgactgtcgtctacggaagatagcaatttgttgagttcccaaccgctcttgggattacacgaactatgaagttgttgctatctttgacaagcttgttgctgtccttacttccacgcctcgatggatattgctcaaaaataaATTTTTGTACACAGATGAGTActatgatgcaattcaatacgaagGTCTTGTGTTttctgccaccactcgtggcactatttttgcatgaAATCCTTATGGTCTCCGTACGTTTGTCTTCCagcgtaattataattgtttcatccacatgcatgcgggttagctagctagtttccctttactaattaaccttcttgtgtttccaaggtcctgtgaacattccaccacctatacttgaaaaattttataaccaagggggagatgacgatggtgatgatcacgagcatgaggacgagcatgacccatatactcagtggcgcctggtgacttattccgatggatcacctcttcttgtctgtatatagggcactgctgatgttactaaggaagcaggtgttgtctcgcatggtcgcactctctggacctattccaacatttgttgcagggtattcgggatggatactagtgtgatagcgccaacaccttctccatggttcagtattgatagtcttggagaaaactcgctcttccttagACAAAACtatctgataacccacaagtataggggatcaattgtagcctctttcgataagtaagagtgttgaacccaacgaggagctaaaggtataACAAATACTCCATCAAGTtttatcaaccaccgatacaactctacgcatgcttgacgttcgctttacctagaacaagtataaaactagaagtactttgtaggtgtaacgggataggtttgcaagaatataaagagcacgtaaataaaaactaggggctttTTAGGTAAagagcaataaagttagtatagcgagtgtggaaaagtggtggtaggagttgcgaaattgtccctaagcaattgactatgTTACTAGACCGATAACAAGTTTTATgggggagaggccactgctagcatgtcatccctgacttggaattctatgcacttatgattggaactattagcaagcatccgcaactactaacgttcattaagttaaaacccaaccatagcattaagatatattggtcccctttcaatcccgtatgcatcaatttctatgctaggttgaagcttctgtcactcttgccctccaatacatagtcctatcaacatacaactaaccctatggtgtgatccacgc contains:
- the LOC125541671 gene encoding LOB domain-containing protein 40-like produces the protein MRLSCNGCRVLRKGCSEDCSIRPCLQWIKSPEAQANATVFLAKFYGRAGLMNLINAGTDDSLRPGIFRSLLYEACGRIVNPIYGSVGLLWSNNWQMCQAAVEAVLSGKPIVQVSSEDAAADRTPPLKAYDIRHVSTSPAADGRLHKVAKPGRTRFKRASSASSHHNPSSDSNNKPKPKPQPQTRAPTAEEELDRQHRKEMEEGAFQRAPSHESSDSRHEDPVEPHYQQEASADTEAEAGSHVSQAEQEQEQSTEPAAEHAEEVEKEEDEELALELTLGFAPVAARPAGFHLSVRTAAEPAFVGLRFL